The region TTTTACCTTCGGCCACTAACCGTAAAATCGTCACTTCCCGCTTGGTCAATTCATCTTTCTGGGCTTTGCGATAATCGGCGATCGCCTGGAGGCGACTATCAATGTAGGTTTTGCCCTGGAGTAGGCATTCCACAGCCAAGTTAATTTCCCCATTACCCAAACTAGACTCCAAAAAGATCCCATCGGCCCCCAACTGCTGGGCTTCTTCCACAATGGCCGCATGGTCATTCAACAGCAACAATAAACACTGCGGCGATCGGGGGTGGGCTTTGAGTTGTTGCAACAGGTCTAAACCGGAACCGTCTTCTAACCGCTGGCAAATGATCACCACCACCGGATCTGGTTGCTGTTCAAAGTAGGCTAGGGCTTCGCTTTGTAGGGTGAAAATTTTGACTTTCTTTTTCTTTTGCCGCTGAGCGGAAATGCGGGCAATGGAGACGGCGAACAGGCGGGGATACAGGCAGGCGATGACGTTAAAGTGATTCACCAAAAGCTGAAACAGATCATACCTGGCATTAAAAACGAGGGAATCGGGGTCAAATTCCATGGATGGTTAGGTAACAGCAGGGCGTTTAATTTGTATGTTGCCAATTTTCTGCTCTGCTGGCCATAAATTGTAGAAAAATAGGGTATAACCATAGTATAACCAAAGGCGTAGGACACTCTGCTAGATTAGTATGAAAACAGCAATTTCCCTTCCAGATTCGGTTTTTCAAGAGGCGGAAGCCTTAGCTCGACAATTAGGTTTGTCCCGCAGTGAGCTTTACACAAATGCCATTAGGGCCCACTTAGACAAGTATAAAAATGATCAAATTTTGCAGAGGTTGAACCAGGTTTACGCTGAAGAGTCTTCTGCTCTAGATCCAATCATGGCCGGGATGCAATTTTTGTCTCTGCCCTCCGAGGACTGGTAATGTATAGGGGCGAAATTTGGTGGGCGGATCTGCCTAATCCCGTCGGCTCTGAACCGGGCTACCGTCGTCCTGTGCTAATCGTTCAAGATGATATTTTCACCCAAAGCCTAATTAACACGGTCATTGTAGTTGTCATTACTTCTAATATTCGGTTAGCAGAAGCACCGGGGAATGTCGTTTTGCCCCCGGAAGCGTCGGGCTTACCCAGGCAGTCCGTTGTCAATGTGTCTCAGATTTTAACGGTGGATAAATCCTTCCTCACAGAACTTGTCGGTTCCTTACCCAAATATCTACAAGAGCAGGTGGATGAGGGTCTGCGGATGGTGTTGTTTCTCTAACCCGATGATGACCACATTTTTTAGATATTTTTTAGATCCAGGGCGGGGGCTTGGTTAATATATCTTCACAATCACTCCATCAAGAAACTATTTCGAATTGATGAAAAAGCTATTGTTTTACAGAAAAAAGACAGAATGATCCAGATTATAGGGGGTATGTGATCTGAGTCACAACCAATGAGTGACTAGGAACAATACTTTTCTTTGTTTATGTAGATTTTGTTACAAAAAATCGTATTTCTACGGAGCAGTAAAAAATCCAAATTTAGTGAAAGTCCAGTGTTAGTGCCAATACGTACAAATTGCCATTTCCATACAATAAAGGAGTAAAGAAAAAAACAACATTCATTTCCCAAGACCAAGGTCACGGGAAGGAGGCGACAAATTATGTTCACTAAATTCAATCAAATTCTTCTAGCTTCTGGTTTGGTTATTGGTTCCGCTGTAATGTTAAGCCCCGCCACTTTTGCTAATCCTACCAATTCTGAAGGTGATGACATTGGCGTTCAAGTTCCTGAAGTTGAAATCTTAACTTGGACTGCAACTAAAACTGTTGGCAGCCCTGAAGAATTGACTCTGTACACGGCACTTTCTGAAACTGTTGTTGGTAATGTTAATGTCAAATCCAACGATGCAGCTGGCTTCACCGTAGCAGTTACGTCAGATAACCAAGGTATCCTAACAACAGGTGATGGAATTGCTGCTTATCTGCAAATGCCCTACACCCTCTACTACGGACCAACTGGCTCCACCGCCTCTGTCACACTTACTTCGGGAGAAGGAACTGCCGAAAGTCCTACAGCATTGATTAGTGCTTGCGCCTCTTCAACTGGTTGTGATCGTGATGTTGCTATCTCGGTTCTACAATCTAATGTTGATGGAAAAGCCCATGGTGTATACAGCGATACTCTTACTTTTACACTGACCAACAAATAAGTAAGTTAAAGATAGTTGGCGCTCGCATCAAATCAAGTTTAAGCTGAAGTTTGACCGGGCGCTTACTATTATCAACGGAGGGTTAAAATGACGGCTTTTCATCGATGTTCTGGATCCACGTTTGTGGCCTTTCTTTGTGGTTTAGTTGGAAGTATAACTTTTAACTTGGCGATGCCAAAGGTAACAGAAGCTTCCCCCTCTTTCCAACTTTCCCCCATGGAAATGCAATTTACTCCAGCTGGCAGTGGAGCAAGTCGTTCTTTTCTGCTTCGTAGCACGGGAACCCAGCCTGTAGCAGTGCAAGTAAGTGTTGTGGGCCGCCAAATGTCCATCGATGGGATCGAGGAAATGCCTCCGGAAGAGGAAGATTTTGTGGTTTATCCTCCCCAGATTATTCTTATGCCCAACCAAGTTCAGGCTGTGAGGGTAGTGTGGGTAGGAGATCCAACTCCTGCTGAGGAACTTCCCTATCGCATTGTGGCCGAACAGGTTCCCATTGATGCCCTAGAGCCAAAAATTGACGAGCCTACCGACACAAGAGTTGTCGATATCAAAGTCCTTTTTAAGTATGTGGGTACGATCTATGTTACCCCTCCCAATGCTTCTCCCAAAGTAGTCCTAGAAAATGCCCAGCCTTTGACTTCAGAAGATGGTTCCCAGAAGTTGGTACTAAATTTTGAAAATCAGGGTACAGCCCACCAATTGCTCAGAGGGTTGAAGGTTAATCTTACTGCGGAGGGAAAAACCATCACCCTCAGTGGAGATGAACAACTGAAAGGAGTCATTGGCGAGAATATGCTAGCTGGCAATAAGCGCCGCTTTGTTCTGCCCTGGCCCAAAGAATTACCCGTTGGCCCTGTTACTGCCACCTTTACCACAAATTAACTGCTAGCCGATCGCCGGGAGAGACTGCGTATGGGACATCCCTAGCTTCGGCTCGGAGGTATTCCCATGCGCTTATTTATTTTTTCCCTTAGTCTGGCAATTACGTTGAGTCCTAGCTTGGCGATGGCTGAAGCGGTTAATACCACCGTGGTTATCCCCAAGCCGGCAAAAAATTTGGTGCTCAAACCCAACGCCACCGAAGGCTATGCCCAAACCATGCGTGAACCGAGGGCCCCCACCGCTCCAGGGCCAAAGGTTGACCAAATTTCGCCTCCAGCGATCACCTTCCGGGGGAAAGGCATTGATTGCGCCCCTCCTTCGGAAGCCTTTTTGAACACTCAATGTATGGAGTTGAAACCTATAGTTGGAGGTTATACCAAATCTTAAAATGATAGATACGACTCCTAATCCCCCCTAGCCCCCCTTCTCAAGGGGGGCTAGGGGGGATATATCTTGGTCCGTCGCTGGAATTTAACGAATTGGTATTAAGAATAAAACTTAATTTGACAAAGGAAAGGCAATGATAGCCTTAATTGATCATGGTTTAACTGATTACCAGCAACTATTGGACAGCATTCCATCTCCCCTAGCAACAAGGGAGCAAATTTTTATTATTTCTGATGTTAGTTGGCAGGATTATCAGGGGCTACTAACCTTATTAGGAGATAATTCCACATTTATTTTGAAATACTCCCGGCAAACGCTACAAGTTATGTCCCCTAGTTATCGTCACGAATTTTATAAAGAAAAAATCGGCATTTTATTAGAAGCTTATTTGCAAGAAAAATCCATTCGCTTTTATTCCCTCGGCTCAACCACTTTTCGGTCTGCATTGACCCAATGGGGCATCGAGCTAGATAAGTCCTACTGTTTCAAGAGCCGAAAAAATATTCCTGATTTAGCCATTGAAATTGTGCTAACCAGTGGCAGCATTGACTCTCTGGAAATCTATCAGGCTTTGGGCGTTCCAGAAGTTTGGTTTTGGCAAAACAATCAGCTAGACGTTTACTACTTAAACAAAAAAAACTACGAGAAAGTTAATCAAAGCGAATTATTGCCGGGGCTAGATTTAACCTTATTCGCTAGTTATATTGCTTGGAAAGAACCCTTCGATGCGGTGTTAGCTTTTCGCCAGAAGATCCGGGGCAATTGATTTCTCACAATACCTGAAGACAAAAGTTGCAATGAGCAGTGATTACGCCTCTCCTTCGGAAGTCTTTTTCCAGAGTAATAAGCGGCAATTGTAAACAAAAGGCATTGTCCTATTGGTCACCTGTTGGGCGGAACACGAAAAATCATACTGATATGTTCTATGCCGTGGTCATCATAGGGATCACCAACCTCTGCAAAACCAAATTCTGCATAAAACTTGGTAAGGTAAGTCTGAGCTGAAATCCACACATCTAAGTTTGGATATTCCTGCAAGCTTTTCTGGATGCAGGCTGCGACAATTTTCCTGCCAGTACCCATTCCCCTGATTGCTTTACTCGTGAGAACTCGACCGAAAGATGGTTCCGGGTATCTGGTATGGGGAAAATTCAGTCGTGCGTAGGCCACTAATTGTTGATCATTGGTGCGACCAAACAGGTGCCATGATTGTTTATCCAACCCATCAGCGTCCAAATATAAACATCCCTGCTCTACCATAAACACATTTTGCCGTAGGGCGAGCATTTCGTGCATTGCTTCCCCAGAAATATCGTTAAACCGTTGCCAAGACCAATTAATTTCCACGGCGATCGCCTTTTTTTCCATATTGGCAATTATTAACCCAAACCTATTGTTTTTAGCCAGGGGAGAATCTCAACTTCAGTGTTTTAGCTAGTGCCACAAATGATCAGCGCCTACCCGATACCAGTGATATGGATGATGAGTGACGGGCAATCAAACCTCAGTTACTGTGAGCCAACAAAAACGCAAGTCCCCCAAAGTCTGTGCTTCAGGGGACAAGGAAAACGGCGATGTATTTCCCCAGAGTTTGACCTTCCGGGGATAGTTACTGAGAAAAAGTTAATGCAGTTGGATTACTTTGGGACTTTCCTTCATATGAACGGTGTCCACAAAGCGGGC is a window of Synechocystis sp. PCC 7338 DNA encoding:
- a CDS encoding response regulator transcription factor, with product MEFDPDSLVFNARYDLFQLLVNHFNVIACLYPRLFAVSIARISAQRQKKKKVKIFTLQSEALAYFEQQPDPVVVIICQRLEDGSGLDLLQQLKAHPRSPQCLLLLLNDHAAIVEEAQQLGADGIFLESSLGNGEINLAVECLLQGKTYIDSRLQAIADYRKAQKDELTKREVTILRLVAEGKTNSEIGQELHLASSTVREYVQTIMRKLNARDRTSAAIAGLREGYLN
- a CDS encoding type II toxin-antitoxin system PemK/MazF family toxin codes for the protein MYRGEIWWADLPNPVGSEPGYRRPVLIVQDDIFTQSLINTVIVVVITSNIRLAEAPGNVVLPPEASGLPRQSVVNVSQILTVDKSFLTELVGSLPKYLQEQVDEGLRMVLFL
- a CDS encoding fimbria/pilus periplasmic chaperone; its protein translation is MPKVTEASPSFQLSPMEMQFTPAGSGASRSFLLRSTGTQPVAVQVSVVGRQMSIDGIEEMPPEEEDFVVYPPQIILMPNQVQAVRVVWVGDPTPAEELPYRIVAEQVPIDALEPKIDEPTDTRVVDIKVLFKYVGTIYVTPPNASPKVVLENAQPLTSEDGSQKLVLNFENQGTAHQLLRGLKVNLTAEGKTITLSGDEQLKGVIGENMLAGNKRRFVLPWPKELPVGPVTATFTTN
- a CDS encoding Uma2 family endonuclease gives rise to the protein MIALIDHGLTDYQQLLDSIPSPLATREQIFIISDVSWQDYQGLLTLLGDNSTFILKYSRQTLQVMSPSYRHEFYKEKIGILLEAYLQEKSIRFYSLGSTTFRSALTQWGIELDKSYCFKSRKNIPDLAIEIVLTSGSIDSLEIYQALGVPEVWFWQNNQLDVYYLNKKNYEKVNQSELLPGLDLTLFASYIAWKEPFDAVLAFRQKIRGN
- a CDS encoding GNAT family N-acetyltransferase; its protein translation is MEINWSWQRFNDISGEAMHEMLALRQNVFMVEQGCLYLDADGLDKQSWHLFGRTNDQQLVAYARLNFPHTRYPEPSFGRVLTSKAIRGMGTGRKIVAACIQKSLQEYPNLDVWISAQTYLTKFYAEFGFAEVGDPYDDHGIEHISMIFRVPPNR